The Methylomagnum ishizawai genome has a window encoding:
- the secB gene encoding protein-export chaperone SecB, which produces MAEANAQQPERQFALQKIYVKDVSFETPHSPEVFTLNWEPKVEFNLASNAQQLQEGLFEVGLTVTLTVKVGDKTAYLVEICQAGIFSILGFQEQEYGHLLGSYCPTVLFPYAREAVSDLVIKGGFPPMLLAPVNFDALYMQHLQQLQQQQAEAPTNH; this is translated from the coding sequence ATGGCCGAAGCAAACGCGCAGCAGCCGGAACGCCAGTTCGCCCTGCAAAAGATTTACGTCAAGGATGTGTCGTTCGAGACCCCGCATTCCCCCGAGGTTTTCACCCTCAATTGGGAGCCCAAGGTCGAGTTCAACCTGGCGAGCAATGCCCAGCAGCTTCAGGAAGGTCTGTTCGAGGTCGGCCTGACCGTGACCCTGACCGTGAAGGTCGGCGACAAGACCGCTTATCTGGTCGAAATCTGCCAAGCCGGGATTTTTTCGATCCTGGGCTTCCAAGAGCAGGAATACGGCCACCTGCTCGGCAGCTATTGCCCCACCGTGCTGTTCCCCTACGCCCGCGAGGCGGTGTCCGATCTGGTCATCAAGGGCGGGTTCCCTCCGATGCTGCTGGCCCCGGTCAACTTCGACGCGCTCTACATGCAGCATCTCCAGCAATTGCAGCAGCAACAGGCGGAAGCCCCGACCAATCATTGA